Proteins encoded by one window of Pseudomonas sp. PSKL.D1:
- a CDS encoding protease inhibitor I42 family protein, translated as MTSPRLLVPLSLALLTACAQYPQQPVELDAESECPQRLQVGQVLTLSLPSNPSTGYRWLLQNPASQIMRNLGPEVYSAPEDAGIVGSAGVSTWRFEARAAGEGHLVLVYQQPWAPEVKPVQTFDCEIKVR; from the coding sequence ATGACCAGCCCTCGCCTGCTTGTACCCCTGAGCCTCGCTTTGCTCACCGCCTGCGCCCAATATCCACAGCAACCGGTCGAACTGGACGCCGAAAGCGAGTGCCCCCAGCGCTTGCAGGTTGGGCAGGTACTTACGCTTTCCTTGCCGAGCAACCCATCCACCGGTTACCGCTGGCTGCTGCAAAACCCTGCGTCACAGATAATGCGTAACCTCGGCCCAGAGGTATACAGCGCTCCGGAAGACGCCGGCATCGTTGGCAGCGCGGGTGTTTCTACCTGGCGCTTCGAGGCCCGCGCCGCCGGCGAAGGGCATTTGGTGCTGGTTTATCAGCAGCCCTGGGCACCAGAAGTTAAGCCAGTGCAAACATTTGACTGCGAGATCAAGGTGAGATAG